The genomic stretch CTGAGACAGATGGATCCAGTGCGACCATAGATTCCGATTCGGATGAGCAGCAGGGCCCAGAAGGGACCCACGGACAGAGATATCGATATTCTCAAAGCCAGTTGCGTGAGATTGGCCAACAGATTGGGCGTCAGATTGAGCGTCAGATTCGGCGTCGACTTATCTCGGCTCCACAATATGACTTTACGATGCGTTTCTGGTACTAAATGGCGGCGATGTGTGGACTGTGTCGGCGACAATTACACCTAAACATCTCTTGAAAAACTTATTTACAAATTGTTATTAAATTCATACTGTTCAAACATTTCTACATCGTGTTCTTTATTGTTGctttgaatgaatgaatgcttATTGGCGCTGTTAAAGCGCACTAAAAGCGGCGAATAACGAAGAAGAATAACGGAGAAGAAAGAGATCTGCAATCTCTATTTCATCCATTTTCGTTGCATTCTCAAAGCCTcgattgttaattaatttgcatcCCTATCTGCTCTCTCATCCTGGTGGTTTCCCTttgactttgtttttgtggttcTGTTTCCttaattgttttcttgctcCAGTTTTGTTTATTCTTCTTGCCAATGGACAACGTTTCCACATTGTTTGCTCTCAGCCACTGATTAAACCTTTAAAAATGCACCAAAAGATGAACAATCGAGATGATTTGGTCATGGAAAGGCACTCATTCCCCCTCAGCTCCGACTTTTATCGGTAATAATGGGAAGGAGCGTCCGTCGGAAGGAAGGCTGAGAGCAGATTTTGGTTTATATTCCgacataaatttcaaatacGCCGGAGACGCAGTCGTAAACTTTCGAAAGACAAATCATAAAACGGAGGCTAACAAAAATTTCATGTGGCAATGTGCCGCAGGAAGAAGGGAGAATCACTTCCCAGAAAAATGTTATCTAATATGTGAGTACGGGTATTACTGAAGAGGAAGGAGGTGGAGGAATTGTACCACTGAGTGTTGGGATTGCTAATTGGATAGAACTCAAAGATTAAATGCGACCCTGTCCAGTATGCTTCTCCCAATAAGTGGTCAACCTTTCGCCTTTCTTTCTCCAGTCATTAATCAATTCCCATCCCCCCTCAGACCACCCACATTTGTCACGCCCAAAAAGTTATATCGGTAAAGAAAGAAATCTTGATATATTACAAAGCGCAAGCTCCCCttgatttttctttaattaaagTCGCCTCGCATCGGACATGAGTTGCTTTCCCGCTGAGCGGGGAGCTTGACAGGGGcagaaatttaataaaaatgtcagAAGTGAGACGAAGGGAAAAGACATGGCCACCCGCGATAATTATGAAATTGAAGTAATTTTTCCAGCTGTCACTGGGGGAAGTTTTCCAGCTAAGGGACTCTAGCGGAGAACTGACCAACCGACAGGTTTAAGGGTGATGGAGAAGAGAAAAGGTGGATCCGAGTGAGTGATTTGCATGATGATGCTTCACATGCTGCTCTTCTCTCCTGCGGCATCCACATGAATAAAATCCAATGGACAATTTCGGATAAACTTTCAGGCGTGTGGAAGGCAAATGGGAGGAGAAGGAAGGATGTGGGCTTACACGTGCTGCCAATGTCATTCCGGCAACATTTTGACAATTTGTGGTAAACAAATAGGAAAGTCAGGAGGAAGGATGGAAGGGTGGGATGTCCTTTTGCTGAATTATTCATAAATACGCAACGCATTTGCCGTCTTGTTCTGGGCTCTGTGGAAAATGTTCCCCAACAGTCTATGACAGGCGAAAGAAAATGCGAGCACAGACTTGTTTCGAAGGTGTGGCTGACACCGAATATCTGTGGGAATCCGTTTGGAAGACATCTCCACGAATATTCGCCGAGACTTCTGGCTATGCAACTCAGTTGAATGTGAAATGAGTCGGCCTTTTCTGCCAATATCCACCGATATAAAATATGATACAATCGATGTAGGTGATATGGATTGGATCTCTCACTCTGATTGGATAGGATTGATAAAATTTCTGTGCAACAATTTCACTGTTTTAATCATTTCTGGAATGCATAttccttaattaaattttagtCAATTTGTGGCACTCGACAGCGTCCGACTCCAGACCCGCATTATAGTTCCTTTTCCACTCTCCAACACTCTGCCAACTGTTTGCGGAACCAACAAACATATCCCCATCCTGGTGCCCACTTTCTCCTTGGATCTCTTCCCCTGTTTCACATCCGTTTTATGGTTTTGCACTTAGCAATTAACGAGTTTACTTTTTTAGTGCTGCTCCCAGAACCCGCATGAAGTGGACATCTCCTCCTcttccatcctcatcctcatccacaCCCATCCCCGTCCCTCCACCACACcatcagctgctgcttcacctctctttccctctctgccaGGAACATCTCCCAGTTGGCTCGTTGCTCTCAATTAGAGTGTCACTTCCGTTTGGAATTTAGCTCGCTGCTGGACAAATTTACCTATGTGCAGGTGCCACCACTTGCTCCACCTGTATCACCTGCACCACCTTCTGCTGCCTCTCCTCCCCTTGTTTCCCCTCTCAGCTGCCATAAAACAGAACTCGGACACGAACTGCATTGCGGTGTTTGCCTCTTTGGGGGATGTCCCACGAggatgcggatggggatggagatgtGGATTTTGAGGGACTCCAACTTGGAATCCTCTTTGGCATTTTACTGAGGAATTATCACAGTTCAGGGAAGGATTTAGTGTGTGGTTTCCATCAAGTTCAAGGTCCAAGGAAATGCGATCCCTTTGCACACCTTATTCCCTTCCCTTTGAGAACTTTGTCCAGTTGGAATTCCCTTTTCAATTGCATTAAATTCTGCTCGCGCATaaagaaaactttttactGTTTTCTCCAGAGGTCTCCTGGGTACAAATGAATGCACACTACTCTTAGGAGAGTTTCTTCTTTTCTCAGATTTCTCTCTCCTGTCCTTCCACCGTGGTGCAGAAGGTGGTGGAAGAGAGAGGGCGATGACGATGGGCACAAAGTGCAACGGAAATTATTTCTAAATATAAATTGCACGGCGATAGCAAATGGGAAAATGTCAAAGAAAATTTAAGAAGTGGAAAGCAGACGATGATAGGGAAGGTGATGAGAAGTCAGGAAATACCGAATCGGACTCTGATTGAATTGGCGTCAAGGAATCGAACGACATGGCCCTggcaggagagagggaggcagCGTAAGAGAAACGAGAGCAGATTCTGCGAAACGCCAGTGGATTCCAGAGGCATGTTTCTCCTTCCGCTTCCGGCTAGAGTTGCAAACACATGTCGGCCTTCACCTTcccatttaatttgttttgcgGCTTTTCTTGGGCCTGGCTGCCTTAAGATCCTCCTCGTCCCTCTGTGAGGTTTCTCCCTGGGAACTTCCCATTAATTATAGGAAAAGTGCTTGGCAAAACATTTTCACatcattaaaaattatttatgtgGGCGGACCTCAAGGATAACAGGAAGCCAAGGATACAACTCAAATAGAATTAATGTCTGTATTCAGCTTCCTGACTCCCCGCTCCTCTGGTACTTCTGATAAAgaaaagaggaggaggagaagaaacTTTGAGACGAAATATTTCTACAGAGTACTACAAGGATCTTAAAGATCGTTCCATTCAAATTTACATAATTCGTTGCAAGTTTTGGGGCCAACATTTAACGAGCCCCACAATTTGtcagcggacagcggacaaGGCATGCCACAGTCCTCGAATTATTCATGGGAAAAGGAGGGGGACAGCGGGGAGACAGGTGGAACAGGTGTGAGTGTGATGGAAAGGGAAAGGCGCTCTGTCTGCGGCAGCTTAAGAACAATCAACTTTTGGGTCTATGAATTTGTAATTGGAAAGCAGACAAAAGTGAAATGTCTGGAAGCAGAGAACAATCCTTCAAGGAATGAGGATGGCTATGGGTGGAAGTGTAGGGGGTATATTCTTTGGATAAATGAAGCATTTAGGCAAAAAATCAAATGTAGATATCATGCGTTAATGGAATGGTAAAAGCTTCAGGCTTTATCATCGTCGACTTTGATATAAAAGACTCGTATGTATAGGAACCTATTCTTGTGTAATACCTTTGATATATCTATGAATGTTGAATACCTAAAGTATAATATATTCATCAGGTGTAACTTCTATGACAATACTTGTGCCCACTCCTCTAGCTCTTCGGTTTATAGTTTCCACCCTCCCAAGATTATTCAGCTCCATGGCATGAGTAAGCCAAGTGTAAATTCTAAACAATCAAAAAGCGATTTATGGCCAATTAGAAACGACATTTAACCAAGCCAAAAACCCAAATGGGGATTCGAATGGATAGAAGGAGGGTGCGGTGTGTAccgaaatgcaaaaacaatttccgaATTAATTGGGAAATACCAACAACCGACCGACGGATGGAGGAAGTCCGCATTTCATTTGCGGCCATCGGTAAATAATTGAGACCTGCTGCAGTTACCGCCAAAGTGGGAAATGTGTGTCCGCCCCCTCATGATATATTCCGGTATTACCGACCTAGTCAGAGCTATTTAATCACCAAATGATATGGGCAAACAAGGCAGACGGCCGATATGGATACAAAAAGGGGCGTGGCTGCATTGACGTTCAATGAAAATTGTCAGAGGAAAGTGGGATGAAGGAGATCTATGACAAGGAGCTTCGATTGCCGCAGGACTTTCAAATTTTTATCAATTTCGTTGCCGCTGCTTGGATCtcgtttttggcatttttggcAACTTTTCACATTGGTTTTCCAATGCGATTCAGACAATATCCTGTCACAATTGTCGCTGTCTCTCAGCCTTGTCTCTCTTTGCCGCGGGGCCTTTTGTTTGGTTCGCGCTGGTATCGATTATTTCATTCGATAATAGAATGGGATAATAGAGGCTAAAGTCGGTAAGAGGAATATTCACTATCTGGAAGAGATGTTGTGTCCCATGTCTCCTCCATTTTGCGGGCTGCAAGGACTGCAACTCTTCAAGTTTCGCGACTGTAGCCAGAGACGTTCCCCACTTTAGGATCCGAatttaaatttgcaatacGAAAGATGTTTAAGCAATCATGATATGTTCCCTAAATTCCCTTTTCTTCATCTTTTAGATGGAGCAGATGACAAAGTGAATTTGAAAGCATTTATTTCGTCTCATTCGGGATTCTCGATGCTCTGCTGGATTCCCGCTTTCTATTTAAGCGCTGAATAATTGTCTTCAAGTATTCGGCAGTTCAATCCACGCATTTCTCGGCATTCCACAGACAACCTCccagtcatcatcatcatcctcatcgaTGAGGTCGCACGTGACCCAGTGCCACATGGATCCCCTCGTTTACCCTCTCTATCCCTCGAATCGGAAACAAAAGACCCGGAAAATGTCAACAAACAGAAGCGAAGAAATCGAGAAAAGAGTGTGGAAAAAGTGTCAGGAGAAGTGGAAGGGAGAGGCTCCTCAGTCAATTCGCCAAGTGAATATTTTGTGTCGCTTTGTATTTTGCATGCGTATGCCACAATCTCCAATCCCACTGTCAATATGTTcacaagagaaagagagagagagaaagagggaatgCGAGAACCACATGGAAGACTTGTTCCTCACGTAGCCGTAAAACATTTTTGGCTCGACAACACCCAAGCGGAGCGACGCGTAAAGCGAAGGACAAGCAGAAACTACAAATTTTGCATGAAGGATGCCAAACCGTGCCCTGCTCCGCCCTGCCATTCCTCCCCTCTCTAACAATGCCTGCCGTCCATACTCAATAGGGATAGGCGCTTTCAGGTCCTGATGCGACTTTATTATTGCCAATTCTTCCCTCAGGGAGAGAGTCATGAAAATACAGAGGAAGAATTCAGATGCACGCGACATTTCAACGAAATTAAAAGAAGGTCGAATGCTCAGAATGTCTTTCAACCAGAACAGTGGGGAGGAGCAGGCTGTACGGGGGACGAGCCTCTGAGGTTGCCAATTTAATTCGTTTCTGAATTCCGAATTCAGTTTCTTGGCCTTCGGCCAAAATAATTTACAAGATTACGgcgaaacagcagcagcagcacaaggaGATGAGTAACGAGACCGATGGGAGGGAGAAAATATGGGCAGAGGAAAGAGGAAGAGCGAGTGTGGAGGGagtaaatatgaaattaatatgggaaatggaaacatTCATGGGAAACTCGCATGCAAATCGGAATGAGAATTCGGCTGAATTATAAATTCGAACAGGAAGTAAGGAAGGATCGCAGTCAAAACAAACTCAGAGACAGATTTATACTCTTAAAAGTACAAATTGTGGACTATTTAAGGATAGACTGCACCAATAGAGCATAAGGGAATGTTGAGGCTGGATGGaaattttccaaatttttGATTCGATTATTCCTTGATCTTTGGAGAACACATATAATATCTGCAGAGAGAGCTGCATAAGAGCTATAGTTGGATCTGCCCAATGTTTTGTTTAACTATCTTAAGCAGGTAGCACAGACAAAAGCAAACGAGGCTGGAAATCCTTCTGAATTCATTCGACTTATGTATGCATGCAGGGAGCTTCAGTCTCCACCTGATCCCTGGGCATTGTCCCTCCTATAACATTTCCTTTTCCTGGCACTGAACCAGCCTTAGTTCATTTGAAAACTTTCGACGGAAATACACTAAACTACGAGTAGAACTGGAACTGATGGCACTTGAGCTTGAGCCTGATGAAAACTAATTTGTGATTCAAAAGAACCCAGACGGTGATTACTACTGGCCCCATGCCCCAAGCCCTGTGCCCCATGCTTCTTCCACATTCACTCCCCATCTCTGGGACAACCTGAGCAGCAGATTGTCAACGTTTTGAGTTTCGGCCAGAGGCAGTTTCCCAGCTCCATTTAGGGGCATCTATCCGAATGATTCTGGAACTTGGATAGGAAGTGGGAGGTGGGAGTGGAAGGAACCGCAGACAAATTTGAAACTTGCACCGCGAAATTACGCGGACTGATGAGCAAAGTTTGCCCAGAGAGACATTCGGATTCAAGACGGTTCTATTCTCTCATTTGTAGAGAAGAGAAATTACACGCAGAGAATGCAGAAGGTATGGAATGGGCATGCGAATGGGGAGGACGATTCGTTTCGTGCTCAAGTATCGTGTAAATGGTAACAATTTATGCTGaatgccacagcaacagcaacttaGCATCATATTTGGAATACCCTTACTCACACGCATGCGGAgacaccacacacaaacacgcacacacatacagaaaacacacaccaacacaaatGCGGTTTATGGCgcattatttaaattttcatgCTTTCAAATTTATTTCGCCGACTCATAATTTAATTCAACTTTTTCTCTGGGATGTTAATGCTCCTCTTTATATCTCcttctgtgcgtgtgtgattGTGCTAATGTGTTggtgagcgtgtgtgtgtgtgtgtgctgcttcCTTTTAGCGGAAATTTTTCGCTTCCTTTTCTGTGGctttcttgtttttggctGCTGCATATTATTTGGTAGCTGAAAGTACTCAATGGATGACACGGGGGACGAGGTAAGAGTCAGTCACCTACTACCACCCCTCCACAGGAACCACAACAGTTACCTTTCGGCTTAGAGGCCCTTTGTCTCCGACCCACATCGCTGTAAGCCCTCCTCTCAGCATACAAAAGCAATTACGATGCGTCCTTCACTGTCGCAGGAGGAGGCCCCAAACGGTTCCCTTATCGGAGATGGCGGAGGGAATCGCGAGAAAGTCAAGGGATTGGCAGTACACCGCTTTCCGCAGCCTCATTCCACTCCTACTCCCCGGACGAGGCCAAAATGTGTTAAAGTGAAGGGAAATCTTTGGCAGAGCCACAAATGTTGGCTCGTCTGTCTGACAGATTTTCGGTTTGATGGGAAGCTGCAGGaggaaaacaattgaaaactGCCGGCTCCCCTCGTGCATTTCATAATTAAGAAGAGGAAGCAGGAACTTTGTTTTTCCATTCGGGGAAATCCCACAAATCTGTTGAAGGAAAAAAACTGTGACGCGACCTCAAATTCGGGGATGGggaaaagtattaaaaaagtgaaaatggaCCAAGAAACGGAGAAGGGAAATTTACTGCTGACTTTGTTTCCATTTATCGCAAATTTTTTTTCATCCGCTACTTTGTGCAGAGTCTTCCTTTGTCTGTCCCGTCGGAAAACCGATACAAATGCTGGAAAGTGACCCTGAATGAAGAGGCAATTCAAAGAGAAAAATCTGCTTTAAGCTGctcaatggaatatcaaaagaACAGCAATGGAATAGcgattttaaaaaatatttgtgacATGAGCAATAAATATTTCCCAATAGTAGCAGCATTTCATATCCCTCTCCTGTATTTAAGCCATTCTTCCTTCTTATCcttataaaataaacaaaaataaattctgCACATTTCCTTTCTCCTGTTTTCATTCAGATTTTCctgtaaatatttttccaggcaaatgaaaacatttatttactcGATAAGTTCTGTTTTCACTTGGAGAGGAAGCAAAACTTTGGCTAAAAATCAAACTAAAAGTTGGACATTTTTTGTGGCACTCTCAAAGAAaggagagggaaagagagacaggataggcaaaatattaaatacaattaccaaattaatttacatttcGGAACTTTAGAAACAATTAAAAAGTTAAGAAACCACCAGCCCAAAATGGTATAAATTAAACTATAAATATTCCCCTGATACGAGAATGTTTTGCATTGGAAAGTTTGCCAATAAAGAGAGATGTGTTTGCGGAAATCCTATCCTAATCCTATGTACAGCACCCCGCATTTCACTTTTCACCgattccaaaaatatttcaattgaatattCCGTTTGCTCTGCGGATACCAGGAATCAAAGAACCAAAGCAAAAGAACCACAAAGGTCTGTGTGTAGCGGAGTTTTCATTGGGGCTTTCGTGTTTTCCCGGAGTACTTCCCAGGGAAATAAACATGGAAATTGCGCAGTTTTCCTTCTGTTTGTCTGTGGATTCTTTGCCTGCTTCTGCATCTCTTCTATTCGGAGGCAAACAAATTAACAGAAATGTTGAACAATATTGTTCGACGACAGACGACAAAAGGaaagcagagagaaagagagagcggaaGAAGTTTTCCTGCCacacaaatcaattaaaagtttGCCCCAAGCTCAGACAGAATCTCTTCAATCTTCCATCTTCATCGGGATTTAAAGGAAACTGTCTCCTGGTATGGAAGGGGATGCCTGGCCATGGATGGGATAGGATGGGATTCGAGCAGCTGATGTAAAGGCAAATCGAACATTGATTGATGTCAGGATCCACTCGACTCATTCTCATACTCATCTACTTTTCATCCCACCATTTCTAATTGATAATTAAATTGAGACTTTTGTTTGCTGCACTGAAATTTTGAGGAGCCGATGGGCAAGCAATCCCATTCtctaaacaaaatatatttaaatttcctTCCATTCCACCAATAATGTGCGAATCGTTGACATGAATAATAAGAGCATTTCGGACAGAGCCCCCGACTCGCGGCAGACTCCTTTCGGAGGGCCACTGAAAGGACTACTGACCTCCCCCAAATGGTGGCCCTCGAACGGATGTCGGGCATCCTCAGCCAACAAATTTATGGCAACAGCAAGAGAGAGGATAAATGAGAGTGAAAGCTCCTTCTCTGAGTTATCTGAGAGACACTCCCATTGAAAGAGACACAGATGGAATGTTGCTGGCGGCATGCCACCGTTGTCTGGCAACATTTGTTGCGTGCGGTTTGGTATAAGGGGCAGGCAGCATCCCTTGGATCTCCCTTTGCGAGTCCTTCATATTGATTTCTCGCTCTGTTTGGGCTTCGATTTTGTGGCTGAAAGAGGCAGAAAAAAAGGACAATGTTGAATGGTAGCAGGAGATGAATTTCTGGGTCAATTGCTTTTCGTGTGCGTATTTTTGTTCTCAGGAAAAGCCACATGGTATGGTGTGTTCAACATGGAGCTCTTCCAGTCATCTCCCTCTGACAACACTTAAATCCAATTACGAACTTGGCCCAAACTGAGCATCAAACAGGTTATTGAGTTTGAGGCCTTGGTATAAAGTTTTACCTGGCAATTAGATGGGGATCCCAATGCCAACGCAGGACTCACCcacaaaatatgtatgttattttgtttgtcgTTGAGAATATCCAACAGCAATCCGCAGACAACGCCAAAATTTAATGAGCAGATGCAGGTCAAAGTGCAACGAAGAATGTCCTCTCTCTTCCCACGATGGATCTGCTGCCATGCCCCACCATCCATGATAGATGGAGCTGACTGGTTTTGGCACCCATTTAAAATTCCGTGCACGCAGAACGTCAGCGCTGCTCCTCATTCGCTTCCCGTCCTCGTCCTGGCTGTGGTCCGGCTCCGGACTCGTCCTTTGCTAAACTGAAGGGAGCTGTGGTCGCCATGGATGGGGCTCCGGTTCCGTATCAGGGATCAGGGGAGTGGCAGGGGGCGGATTGTGCAGGAAGCCGACAAGGTGCAGCTGCAATTTGGGGCCTGGGCTCGGTTCACATTGTCAGCACTTTCATTATTGCCCGCATTTTCGACGAGGACGGGGGCGGTGTCGGATGAGGGagggatagggatagagaTGGCAGAGTGGCAGCGTGCAGCTGAATTCAGTTGATTGGAACACTTTTCCACGCTATACGTTTTCCTTTGTGGGCCAAAGCGAGTTCCAGCGAGATAGCAAACAAACCATTTTCCAGGCATCGgatgatgaaaggcatccaaaTTGAGATGAAATCCGAGCTGGTCAATGGAACATCCAAGAGGAGGACGTCCATGTCAGATGTGGAACAGAAGATTTGATCGATTTACTTAATTTGTTTTAAGGGAGATTGAAGAGAGAGTTCGAAAATATGAGATTGTATTCAGATAAGCCATTTGatattatattatttgatCCATTCGCCTATTATTAACTTATTTTTCTGCCAATGAACAGCTTACATGGGGTTAATCATACGCAGCGGTGTCCACATCGCATGCTCCCCAGGGGAAAAGCTTTTCCATCTGATTGGGATCTGCTTTCGGTTGCCGTTCTACTTCTGCTCTCAGaatttttaatgagttttcGGTCCGAGACAAGTTCGGACAAATTCGAGGAATGTATTCCCCATCCTCTGCCTTCACTCCAGCAGAGTTCAAGGTTTCGTCCTGTCCTTGAACTCACAGATGAAGAAActtaaatggaaattggaatgggaatgggaatgggagtaGCAGACTGGGAAAGTATTTCTATGAAAGAAACTAtgccacagaggcagaggagatGTCCCCACTTCACACTTTCCATTTCTAATTCATTTCCCGTATTGTTTTTCGTTCGGAATTTTCTTGGCctacaaatgcaaatggaaactCTTGAATAGAGTGGAAAATCCTCACGATATTCCGCCCCACGCATGCCCGCGGTTCTGCCAAGGAAAGAGTGATGCCTCCATGCTTCTCCCTGAACATTCCTCTCCTGACATGGCCTGACCCCAATGCAAGACTAGTTGTGGTTCCCCTTCCGCCCTCCCTCTCCATGCAACTACTCATTCTCCCACTCGGATGTGCCTTCAACGTAGGGTTGGGTCTGGGGTCACATAAATTTGAATGTTTTGCCTTGTTTGAGATGCTAATGTTGGCTATGGAGAAGGAGTACGGCATGGGAGTATGGATGGAAGTCCGGGAGAAGGTGGGCAACGAGGCAAGGAAACATATCTCAGTTCTCGAGAGGTTAACAGGAGGCCAGAGGGGAAAGTCAAGTTGCAACAGCTTCAAAGTCACGTCTTGCGGCGCTCAATTGTGCGACAGGACTCGGAGAACTTCACAGAATGGGTCGAAGGTGCTGCATGATTTAtggaaggatggatggatagcgGGGGAATATAGTGAGCAGGGAGAGGGGCAAAACTGATgcacttgttgttgctgtttatcTTCCAGTTGGTTAATATCCTCCGAGAAGGGAGACACAACACAGCGACCAGCACCCGGGAAAAGGGCAACTCTCCTGAATGGCATCATTATTTGCATATGCCACACTTGtacctgcccctgccccactgAGCCACTTGCCGCGACTTTGCACAGAATCCATGCAAATGCGATGGAGATATATTTCATATCccccagtctcagtctcagtcccatTCTCCCGTTTGCTCTGCTGCTCGGAGAATTGTTCAGTGAGCGCCCAGTGGGGCATGCATAAAATATGTTACAAGGCAAACCGACCAAGCCCACATCAATGCACGGGTATGGTAATGGAAGGGTGGGAAATGGGAGGTATCAGAGGAGGAtgtcatccatccatcgataAATTCGTTAAAATCTTCCcttctttcaattaaaaagaGGAAAACAGAATAAACCGAGAAAATTTAAAGCCAAGCAAGTAAAGGCCATGTAAAGTGAAATGTCATCAGAGATGGGGATACAGCAGGGATGGGTGGCGAGAGCTGGAGAGTAAAAGAAGGCGGATGGCAAACGATATGCCACGACTCCACGCCTTCTGTCCAGAAGATCAGATGATGGACAGaacggagctggagctgccatAATGAAGATATAAAAGTTTCGATTTACCGATTGCGTGGAATGGAATTAAGGAATCGAAGTCTGGAAATGTACAGGGAGAAGGCCAACTCCTTCTCCTTTACATTTCCCAACTGCGACTGTTGCAATGAAACTATATAAGAGGAGaacctctctctccctcatcTTCCAGAGTTATTTCATGCGAAAGGAGAAGGAGGTTGAGGAAGTGTGACTGaatgttaattaaatgcaatttcatCGCAAGTTGAAAACTTCTCCACGACCCACTGGAGAGAAATTTATACGTGGGAGCGAAGGATGATAAAATGGAGAAATGGCAGAGCTATCCTGTCTATATTTCAGTTTAAATTGCCCTTTCCTCTGCctattttctttctctctttacCGCATCTTAATCATTTCTCTAtttctttcttgtttcttATTCCCCATTTGGAAACTCCTACAAGTTGAGAGGTCTCTTTCCCTGATAAATCGCAATAAGTCGCAATAAATCTGTTTCAGAATTGTTTTCTTCTCTCAATAATAGAGCTTTTCCATCAAACCTTTTCGTACCATCGCCTTGACTTTCGCCCACTTTTCACCTcatcaaaagaaaatatatcaCTTCGACCCCAAATCCTGCCAAATGGAGTCTCGAGCCTCAATTCATAGGAGGAGGGGATCCGAATGTGATTAAAATAAGAGCCGCTGCAGGCGCTGGAACGCTGGATTGGATGCAGCACATTACGGAAATTAATGGGTGCCGGTAGCGTATGAGTAATTTAAGACAGTTTCTCATTCCTACTGCTGTCGAGGCTGTCGAGGCGGGTGGAACACTTTctcgttttcagttttctctgGGAAATGTGTGAAGAGGTTcctaattaattttgtatgaCTACGCAAATGAAAAGGAGACTAGGGAAGGAGGGAACATGGAGTTCCTGGTGGGACTGGGCAAGTCATGTGAACTAATGATAAACACTTTCGGAGGGATTCAGTTCCGGAAGGGCAGGGGAAGTGGCGATGGGAGAGGAAACAAAGCAGAAGCGGAAGCTCCGATAACGGACAGAAGAACATGCAACGCTGACAGGAAGTGAGgaaggagggaggggggagcagTCACAGTTACAGGATGTGGATGGAGTACCCTATCCGATGTGGGGTCTG from Drosophila pseudoobscura strain MV-25-SWS-2005 chromosome 4, UCI_Dpse_MV25, whole genome shotgun sequence encodes the following:
- the LOC6903132 gene encoding uncharacterized protein; the encoded protein is MNSQPEGNISGSNQQDAHCNPPQATGGEVASAATQDGAETDGSSATIDSDSDEQQGPEGTHGQRYRYSQSQLREIGQQIGRQIERQIRRRLISAPQYDFTMRFWY